Proteins from a genomic interval of Rosa chinensis cultivar Old Blush chromosome 2, RchiOBHm-V2, whole genome shotgun sequence:
- the LOC112186979 gene encoding heat stress transcription factor A-4c: MDGSQGGSNAPAPFLSKTYDLVDDPSTNHVVSWSETGCSFVVWDPTEFAKDLLPMYFKHNNFSSFVRQLNTYGFRKVDPEQWEFANEEFVRGGRHLLKNIHRRKPIHSHSMQNHEYSSIPLSEKEREEYENKINRLNQEKRLLEVDLQRHQKENQEFELQMQLLNEQLQKMELQQRQYTTFLAQVLKKPGFASLLMQQSENHNKKRRLLKPNLFPDDFSMEGLNLNSQKENLDSVSTSTSKSDRLEKMESSLNFWEDFLRGIEAIPEEVNDIGPLSEASPIIVSEMQDLGMNSRPCSPISNLSSPTSMNVHSSPEAGSANFFDILAISSMCQTVDFRTKSSGLDMNSKPDSALAVEAPKERVVEMTTAEPAAANDVFWEQCLTETPGLEDAQEVQSERRDGDGGAGDTNAAAQKKLWWNTDSVDNFTNQIGRLTPAT, encoded by the exons aTGGATGGGTCTCAAGGTGGTTCGAATGCACCAGCTCCCTTTCTTTCGAAAACATATGACTTGGTGGATGATCCTTCAACCAACCATGTGGTGTCTTGGAGTGAAACTGGTTGTAGTTTTGTAGTCTGGGATCCCACAGAGTTTGCCAAGGATTTGCTTCCCATGTATTTCAAGCACAACAATTTTTCGAGTTTTGTCAGGCAGCTTAATACATAT GGGTTTAGGAAGGTTGATCCTGAGCAGTGGGAGTTTGCAAATGAGGAATTCGTAAGAGGAGGAAGGCATCTACTGAAGAATATTCACCGTCGCAAGCCAATTCATAGTCACTCCATGCAAAATCACGAGTATTCTTCAATTCCTTTAAgcgagaaagaaagagaagaatatgaaaataaaatcaatagaCTGAATCAGGAGAAGCGCTTGCTCGAGGTAGATCTACAAAGACATCAAAAGGAGAATCAGGAGTTTGAATTGCAAATGCAATTGTTAAATGAACAATTGCAAAAGATGGAACTTCAGCAGAGGCAATATACGACCTTCCTAGCTCAAGTATTGAAGAAACCAGGGTTTGCCTCTTTACTTATGCAACAATCGGAAAATCATAACAAAAAGAGAAGACTGTTGAAACCTAACCTCTTTCCTGATGACTTCAGTATGGAaggtttgaatttgaattcacAGAAAGAGAACCTGGATTCAGTTTCAACTTCCACATCAAAGTCAGACCGGCTTGAGAAAATGGAGTCTTCCTTAAACTTTTGGGAAGATTTTCTACGTGGTATTGAGGCTATACCTGAAGAAGTAAATGATATTGGCCCTTTGTCTGAGGCATCTCCCATCATTGTTTCAGAAATGCAAGACCTTGGCATGAATAGCAGGCCGTGCTCACCTATATCGAATTTATCTTCGCCGACTTCAATGAATGTTCATTCATCCCCAGAGGCTGGGTCTGCAAATTTTTTCGACATCCTTgctatatcatcaatgtgtcaAACTGTTGATTTCAGGACTAAATCTTCAGGACTTGATATGAACTCTAAGCCTGATAGTGCACTTGCAGTTGAGGCTCCAAAAGAAAGGGTAGTAGAAATGACAACCGCTGAGCCTGCTGCAGCAAATGATGTCTTTTGGGAGCAATGTCTAACAGAGACCCCCGGTTTAGAAGATGCACAGGAAGTACAATCGGAAAGAAGGGATGGTGATGGCGGAGCGGGTGATACCAATGCAGCTGCTCAGAAAAAGCTTTGGTGGAACACAGATAGTGTAGATAACTTTACAAACCAAATAGGGCGCCTCACTCCAGCTACATAG